In Flavobacterium endoglycinae, one DNA window encodes the following:
- a CDS encoding plasmid mobilization protein, translating into MEEKNNGRNRWLHIRLTKEEFEQIDRNFKASVCRKRSDFVRRNLLRIPIALKYRNESLDNLLHELIQLRTQLNFFGNNFNQSVKKLHTLFEISDLRVWILSFESDRKKYFSLVEEIKKQIENLAQKWLQS; encoded by the coding sequence ATGGAAGAAAAAAACAATGGCAGAAACAGATGGCTGCACATCCGGCTAACCAAAGAAGAATTCGAGCAGATAGACAGAAATTTTAAAGCTTCAGTATGCCGCAAACGAAGTGATTTCGTGCGCAGAAATCTGCTGAGAATACCTATTGCTCTGAAGTACAGAAATGAGTCGCTGGATAATCTGCTGCATGAGCTTATCCAGCTCAGAACACAGCTTAATTTCTTTGGAAATAATTTTAATCAGAGCGTTAAAAAACTCCATACCCTTTTTGAAATTTCCGATTTAAGAGTCTGGATCTTGTCTTTTGAATCTGATAGAAAAAAATATTTTTCGCTGGTTGAAGAAATAAAAAAACAAATTGAAAATCTCGCTCAAAAATGGTTGCAGTCATAA
- a CDS encoding relaxase/mobilization nuclease domain-containing protein has protein sequence MVAVINTGHSIRGILIYNENKVSQGAAVCIGEGNYPIDIEKMSEYFKLGVFLKQLQLNENVKRSAVHISLNFDRSDKDLSKEKLMQIASSYMEKIGFGAQPYLVYQHHDAGHPHLHIASINVQADGSRINMHNLGRNQSETARKELEISFNLVRADSRKKQSPALINAIDAEKIKYGAIDSKRAISSVLNAVIPHYKYTTLGELNAVLNLYNVKAERGKENSKMFQNRGLIYQILDENKKTVGVPIKASSFYSKPTLSQLEINFAASKTSRMKNMKRTRNAVDLLLLKYPNITLSQLETRLANQGITAVVRKNEQGLTYGMTYIDHNTRCVFNGSSLGSEYAAKGLLQRLGNSSHSEKQYTIPNGTAQKHGSFISAGEVQRIIDEVLYAGTSSDYIPRELKNKQKKRRRKGQSDSN, from the coding sequence ATGGTTGCAGTCATAAACACAGGACACTCGATAAGAGGTATCCTCATCTATAATGAGAATAAAGTTTCCCAGGGTGCAGCTGTGTGCATCGGCGAGGGAAATTATCCCATCGATATTGAAAAAATGTCAGAATATTTTAAGCTCGGTGTATTTCTAAAACAGCTCCAGCTCAATGAAAATGTCAAGCGCAGCGCAGTGCACATTTCGCTGAATTTTGACCGTTCAGACAAGGATTTATCCAAAGAAAAACTCATGCAGATCGCCTCTTCTTATATGGAGAAAATTGGATTCGGCGCGCAGCCTTATCTGGTCTACCAGCACCACGATGCGGGACATCCACACCTTCATATCGCATCCATAAATGTGCAGGCAGACGGATCCAGGATTAACATGCACAATCTTGGAAGAAACCAGTCTGAAACTGCTCGCAAAGAATTGGAGATTTCTTTTAATCTGGTTCGGGCGGACTCGAGAAAAAAACAGAGTCCAGCGCTTATTAATGCCATAGATGCGGAAAAAATAAAATATGGGGCAATAGATTCCAAGAGAGCCATTAGCAGTGTACTAAATGCAGTCATCCCGCACTACAAATACACAACGCTGGGCGAGCTCAACGCAGTATTGAATCTGTATAACGTCAAAGCAGAAAGGGGAAAGGAAAATTCAAAAATGTTTCAGAATAGAGGACTGATATACCAGATTCTGGATGAGAATAAAAAGACCGTCGGGGTTCCCATAAAGGCCAGCAGTTTTTATTCTAAACCCACCCTTTCTCAGCTCGAAATTAATTTTGCCGCCTCCAAAACTTCTCGCATGAAAAACATGAAAAGAACACGAAATGCGGTGGATCTACTGCTGTTAAAATACCCAAACATTACGCTCTCGCAGCTTGAAACGCGGCTGGCGAACCAGGGCATTACGGCAGTTGTCAGAAAAAATGAACAGGGACTAACATACGGCATGACCTATATAGATCATAACACCAGATGCGTTTTCAACGGAAGCAGTCTTGGCTCAGAATATGCAGCCAAAGGGCTCTTGCAACGTCTGGGCAATTCGTCCCATTCTGAGAAGCAGTATACAATTCCTAATGGTACCGCTCAGAAGCACGGCTCTTTTATTTCCGCAGGGGAAGTACAGCGGATAATTGATGAAGTGCTTTACGCCGGAACGTCGTCAGATTACATTCCCAGAGAGCTTAAAAACAAGCAGAAAAAAAGAAGGAGAAAAGGACAGTCAGATAGTAATTAA
- a CDS encoding S9 family peptidase: protein MLLGQAGQKRMLTPADYKQWSKLYPDKISNNGNWASYRLNYKYTDSDTLVLQKIAGGQKQKFANCRTGKFNAELQFGCISQDTLYLQNLHTATADKIANVVSFDFSKNNRYSVVLRNSNDNKQFLEIRTLTGKVVYQRKDITSYCYDPDQKGVVFNVSNNNHYGTELILFKDPIDIKILAANQSTPLKKLYWEADAISFMGDIGQGSKFYYYSISKDKLSILNSKSNGFPKGMQITDSPLGNAAHAKSGTKVLVRLKFSDDTLKSIDPKDVEIWNTRDKLLFDYRKYFGNPKMSDKMALWNIQENKVQLITDSTFSAGFISSDYNYAFIYDPIAYEPQSRQFCPYDLYILDLNSGTRNPIVNNHTADAKPFGSPDGAYLCYAKSGQWWIYSIKNDSHICITLNLPNSFFAEDNNSPSEDKPYGIGGWTSDGEIILYDRYDLWKISLDGKKKKRLTNGREIQKTFRINSFNPNLLFDKTVSGTYTLDLKVGFLLETVNKETGATGLSWWNINSGIKEMVWGNNKISLVKKAQDKSIYMYVSESFESSPKLMLYKDKATEIMQSNPQQKYFYWSRNEKIEYISDGIKTKGILFYPADFKADKKYPMVVHIYERQFSYLNDYINPSMISNTGFNVNNYTANGYFVLFPDINYEFGNLKKSVTNSVLAAVDAAVAKGYVNATKVGLIGHSFGGYETDLIITQTDRFAAAVSGAAWTDLISSYLYVGPLFRRPDFFRAEDHQIRIGKSLFEDMKSYLNNSPVLLASNVNSPLLSWAGAEDRHVNMQNSLEFYLALRRLNKEHILLVYPEEEHTLENKKNAQDLNIRIMEWFDYYLKGEKKKEWFGTYYN, encoded by the coding sequence ATGTTATTAGGGCAGGCTGGCCAAAAAAGAATGCTGACACCCGCTGATTACAAACAATGGAGCAAATTGTATCCTGATAAGATTTCAAACAATGGCAACTGGGCAAGCTACCGTCTGAATTATAAATATACAGACAGCGATACACTTGTCCTGCAGAAGATCGCTGGAGGCCAAAAGCAAAAATTTGCCAATTGTAGAACAGGTAAATTTAATGCCGAGCTACAATTCGGATGTATTTCACAAGATACACTTTATCTGCAGAATCTACACACTGCAACTGCCGATAAAATTGCTAATGTCGTTAGTTTTGATTTTTCAAAAAATAATAGATATAGTGTAGTACTTAGAAATAGTAATGATAACAAGCAGTTCCTTGAAATTCGAACTTTAACTGGCAAAGTAGTCTATCAAAGGAAAGACATAACCAGCTATTGTTATGATCCGGACCAGAAGGGCGTTGTTTTTAATGTCTCTAACAACAATCATTATGGTACAGAATTGATTCTTTTTAAAGACCCCATCGACATAAAAATACTAGCAGCTAACCAAAGTACACCGTTAAAAAAGCTTTACTGGGAGGCAGATGCAATTTCTTTTATGGGAGATATTGGTCAAGGATCGAAGTTTTATTATTACAGCATTAGCAAAGATAAACTCAGCATTCTTAATTCCAAAAGTAATGGTTTTCCAAAAGGCATGCAGATAACTGATTCGCCGCTCGGTAATGCAGCGCATGCGAAAAGCGGAACAAAAGTACTTGTAAGGCTTAAATTTTCCGATGACACTTTAAAAAGTATAGATCCGAAAGATGTTGAGATTTGGAACACAAGAGACAAGCTTTTGTTCGACTACCGCAAGTATTTTGGCAACCCAAAAATGTCCGATAAAATGGCATTATGGAATATTCAGGAAAACAAAGTACAGCTTATTACAGATAGCACATTTTCAGCTGGATTTATTAGCAGTGACTATAATTATGCCTTTATCTATGATCCAATTGCTTACGAGCCGCAGAGTAGACAGTTCTGCCCTTATGACCTATATATTCTTGACCTTAATAGCGGCACTCGCAATCCAATTGTGAATAACCATACAGCCGATGCAAAACCTTTCGGATCTCCAGACGGTGCTTATCTATGCTACGCTAAAAGTGGACAATGGTGGATATACAGCATTAAGAATGACAGCCATATCTGCATTACCCTTAACCTGCCTAATTCCTTTTTTGCAGAGGATAATAACAGTCCCTCGGAAGACAAGCCTTACGGCATAGGCGGTTGGACTAGCGATGGTGAAATTATACTATATGACAGATACGATTTGTGGAAAATCTCGCTTGACGGAAAAAAGAAAAAGAGATTAACCAATGGAAGAGAAATCCAAAAGACTTTTAGGATTAATTCCTTTAATCCTAATCTGTTGTTTGATAAAACTGTATCGGGCACTTACACACTGGATTTAAAAGTAGGTTTCCTCCTGGAAACAGTGAATAAAGAAACTGGTGCTACTGGCCTGAGCTGGTGGAACATCAATTCTGGAATTAAGGAAATGGTCTGGGGCAATAATAAGATCAGTCTAGTTAAAAAAGCTCAGGATAAAAGTATTTACATGTATGTCTCTGAAAGCTTCGAATCTTCTCCTAAGCTGATGCTTTATAAAGACAAGGCTACTGAAATAATGCAGAGCAATCCTCAACAGAAGTATTTCTACTGGAGCAGAAATGAGAAAATTGAGTACATTTCCGATGGCATTAAAACAAAGGGAATTCTTTTCTATCCTGCTGATTTTAAAGCAGACAAGAAATATCCGATGGTTGTACACATATATGAAAGACAATTCAGTTATTTGAATGATTATATAAATCCTTCAATGATTTCCAATACTGGTTTTAACGTCAATAATTATACTGCTAATGGCTATTTTGTCTTGTTTCCAGATATTAATTATGAATTTGGAAATTTAAAAAAATCAGTAACCAACAGTGTGCTGGCTGCCGTGGATGCCGCAGTGGCAAAAGGTTATGTGAATGCAACTAAGGTGGGGCTTATCGGCCACTCTTTCGGCGGGTATGAAACTGATCTAATAATTACTCAAACCGATAGGTTTGCAGCCGCAGTTTCAGGCGCAGCGTGGACTGATCTGATCAGTTCATATTTATATGTAGGCCCTCTGTTTCGAAGACCTGATTTCTTTCGTGCTGAAGACCACCAGATTCGAATTGGAAAATCCCTTTTTGAAGACATGAAGAGCTATTTAAATAATTCTCCTGTACTGTTAGCATCAAACGTTAATAGCCCTTTACTAAGCTGGGCTGGAGCCGAAGACCGTCATGTTAATATGCAAAACAGTTTGGAATTTTATCTGGCTCTAAGGCGTCTGAATAAAGAGCACATACTGCTTGTTTATCCCGAGGAAGAACATACTCTGGAAAACAAAAAGAATGCTCAAGATTTGAATATACGTATAATGGAATGGTTTGATTATTACCTGAAAGGAGAAAAGAAAAAAGAGTGGTTTGGCACATATTATAACTAA
- the mobC gene encoding conjugal transfer protein MobC has product MQTGENEQALRKILDMTRLMSIAVLLIHFYYYCFNSFRHWNLAPDFACRIMENIYRTGLMDSFHKSKLFALGLLVISLMGARGRKDEKLRFRTAFNYISMGLLLYFGSYLAVLIFLDPEVYSVLYISLCSLGYLTTLSGGTLLSRIIRRKLSSADIFNKENETFPQEERLIENEYSVNLPARYHLKDKVRSSWINIINPFRGILVPGTPGSGKSYFVIRHIITQHIAKGFSMFIYDFKFDDLTVIAYNAWLKFRHLYTVEPKFYIINFDDLSRTHRCNPLDPAAMTDITDAAESARTILMGLNREWIKKQGDFFVESPINFLTAVIWYLRKYNDGEFCTLPHVIEMIQADYESLFTLLRTEKEIEVLINPFVSAFLNEAVDQLEGQIASAKISLAKLSSPQLYYVLSGSDFTLDINNPSDTKIVSMGNNPQKIQTYGAVLSLFVSRLIKQVNQKGKLKSSLIFDEFPTIYLNNIDSLIATARSNKVSTCLGIQDFSQLRKDYGREQADVIINIVGNIISGQVNGDTAKQLSERFGKIMQDRESLSINSSDTSISRSRQLESAVPPSKISTLSSGEFVGMTADNPDCRIELKTFHCEIINDHEKIKKETDNYKEIPVIRTIDNVIVQKNYLQIKIEIQEIIHSEMERIIKNPLLSALLLKKEK; this is encoded by the coding sequence ATGCAGACAGGAGAAAATGAACAAGCGCTAAGAAAAATTTTAGATATGACTAGACTAATGAGCATCGCAGTACTGCTCATCCATTTTTATTATTACTGCTTTAATTCCTTCAGGCATTGGAATCTCGCTCCGGATTTTGCCTGCAGGATAATGGAGAATATTTATCGTACGGGGCTTATGGACAGCTTTCATAAATCAAAGCTTTTTGCACTTGGACTCTTGGTTATTTCCCTTATGGGTGCCAGAGGAAGAAAAGATGAAAAACTCCGTTTTAGAACTGCTTTTAATTATATATCAATGGGCCTTCTGCTCTACTTTGGATCCTATCTGGCTGTTCTAATCTTTTTGGATCCTGAGGTGTACTCCGTACTATATATCTCACTGTGTTCTTTGGGCTATCTGACGACACTTTCCGGAGGCACCCTGCTCTCCCGCATAATCCGCAGAAAGCTTAGTTCGGCAGATATTTTTAATAAGGAAAACGAAACTTTTCCTCAGGAGGAAAGGCTTATCGAAAACGAATATTCCGTTAACCTTCCCGCTCGTTATCACCTCAAGGACAAAGTGCGCAGCAGCTGGATTAACATTATAAATCCCTTCCGAGGCATTCTGGTTCCAGGTACGCCAGGTTCGGGAAAATCATACTTTGTAATCCGCCATATAATTACCCAGCATATTGCCAAGGGCTTTTCTATGTTCATCTATGATTTCAAGTTCGACGACCTAACCGTTATCGCCTACAATGCCTGGCTGAAATTCCGTCATCTTTATACCGTGGAACCCAAATTTTATATCATAAATTTTGACGACCTCTCCAGAACCCATCGTTGTAATCCTCTTGATCCTGCAGCAATGACAGACATTACCGATGCTGCTGAATCTGCCCGTACAATCCTTATGGGACTCAACCGGGAGTGGATTAAAAAACAGGGCGATTTCTTTGTGGAATCCCCTATAAATTTCCTGACGGCCGTCATCTGGTACCTGCGGAAATACAACGATGGCGAGTTCTGCACCCTGCCCCATGTCATTGAAATGATTCAGGCAGATTACGAAAGCCTTTTCACGCTTTTGAGAACTGAAAAAGAGATCGAAGTGCTTATCAATCCCTTTGTCAGCGCATTCCTAAATGAGGCAGTCGACCAGCTGGAGGGTCAGATCGCGTCGGCTAAAATCTCGCTGGCGAAACTCTCTTCTCCCCAGCTTTACTACGTGCTCTCGGGCAGTGATTTTACCCTTGACATTAATAATCCATCTGATACAAAAATTGTTTCAATGGGGAACAATCCGCAGAAAATACAGACATACGGGGCAGTCCTTTCCCTTTTTGTCAGCCGTCTTATCAAACAGGTAAACCAGAAGGGAAAGCTTAAAAGCAGTCTCATTTTTGACGAGTTCCCCACTATCTATCTCAATAATATTGACAGTCTGATTGCAACGGCAAGAAGCAACAAAGTGAGCACCTGTCTGGGGATCCAGGACTTCAGCCAGCTTCGCAAAGACTACGGCCGCGAGCAGGCTGATGTGATCATTAATATAGTCGGAAATATCATCAGCGGACAGGTAAACGGTGATACTGCAAAACAGCTCTCAGAGCGTTTCGGAAAAATAATGCAGGACCGCGAAAGCCTCTCTATAAACAGCAGCGACACCTCCATCAGTCGTTCTCGACAGCTGGAATCCGCAGTGCCGCCATCCAAGATTTCTACGTTGAGTTCAGGGGAATTTGTTGGCATGACAGCCGATAACCCTGACTGCCGCATTGAGCTTAAAACCTTTCACTGCGAGATCATCAACGACCATGAAAAAATAAAAAAAGAGACGGATAATTATAAGGAGATTCCAGTCATTCGGACAATTGATAATGTCATCGTCCAGAAAAATTATCTGCAGATTAAAATTGAGATTCAGGAAATAATCCACAGTGAAATGGAAAGGATAATTAAAAATCCGTTGCTTTCCGCACTGCTTCTCAAAAAAGAAAAGTGA
- a CDS encoding MauE/DoxX family redox-associated membrane protein produces MTLSDRTKYYIAETICLLYILLFIYASASKLMDFQHFRIQLGQSPLLSAFAEQIAVIVPVSEIIICVLLLFPRYKASGLFAAYGLMVMFTAYIFIILNYTAFVPCSCGGVLEKLGWQSHLVFNLFFVFLAVLGIILYKNSGTQKFHAVNNKKLTALFSAITISSISVVVVMFIFSEKIIHYHNRLTRRFPQTPIEKVNGKDLKLNSFYIAGADSFHIFLGNSTAPLLITTLNTHLTITGQKMIELNRKNLPFRGIRLSVRSPYFFAADGSVPCVFRGRIENWKAELAYKGGEYFTTTQALDSVSVAVVANNSRTGDNVLGIINVGEKKNTILNPSILQKQFDGVFDTDGHLLYSSGLDKIVYLYYYRNQFTIADKGLKIIGRGTTIDTISRAKLNIAKDKKHQQRKFSTPPLYVNKNSAVYKNLLFVNSAIPGRFEEDRIWEEASIIDVYNLNDKSYLLSFCIYHLNGRKMKSFIVQNDNLYVLIGTQIIRYKIGTKITSKYTK; encoded by the coding sequence ATGACCTTAAGCGACCGTACTAAATATTACATTGCAGAAACTATCTGCCTGCTCTACATCCTACTGTTCATTTATGCCTCTGCTAGCAAACTTATGGATTTCCAACACTTCAGAATCCAGCTCGGGCAGTCGCCTCTGCTTAGTGCCTTTGCTGAGCAAATCGCTGTTATTGTCCCTGTATCTGAAATTATTATCTGCGTTCTGCTTTTATTTCCTAGATATAAAGCCTCAGGTCTTTTCGCAGCTTATGGATTAATGGTCATGTTTACAGCCTATATTTTTATAATACTTAACTACACTGCTTTTGTGCCCTGCTCTTGTGGCGGCGTTCTGGAAAAACTTGGTTGGCAGTCACATCTTGTATTTAATTTATTCTTTGTTTTTCTCGCTGTTTTGGGAATCATCCTTTATAAAAACAGTGGCACGCAGAAATTTCATGCGGTAAATAATAAAAAATTAACAGCATTATTTTCAGCTATCACAATCAGCAGTATCAGTGTAGTTGTTGTGATGTTTATATTTTCTGAAAAGATTATACATTATCATAATAGATTGACGAGACGTTTTCCGCAGACCCCTATTGAAAAGGTAAATGGGAAAGATTTAAAACTGAATTCTTTTTATATAGCTGGAGCAGACAGCTTCCATATTTTTCTCGGTAATAGTACAGCACCGCTTCTGATAACAACTCTTAATACTCATCTAACTATTACTGGGCAAAAAATGATAGAATTAAACCGCAAGAATTTGCCGTTTCGGGGTATTAGACTTTCTGTTCGGTCTCCTTATTTTTTTGCTGCAGATGGCAGTGTCCCATGTGTTTTCAGAGGCAGAATTGAGAATTGGAAAGCGGAACTTGCATATAAGGGTGGAGAATATTTTACCACGACTCAAGCATTGGATTCTGTATCGGTAGCAGTGGTTGCCAACAATTCCAGAACAGGCGATAATGTGTTAGGAATTATTAACGTGGGAGAAAAGAAGAATACGATTTTAAATCCGTCGATATTACAGAAGCAGTTCGACGGCGTATTTGATACTGACGGTCATCTGCTTTACAGCAGCGGACTAGATAAAATTGTATATCTCTATTATTACAGAAACCAATTTACAATAGCCGACAAAGGTTTAAAAATTATTGGAAGAGGAACCACTATCGATACTATCAGCAGAGCCAAACTAAATATTGCAAAAGATAAAAAGCATCAGCAGCGTAAGTTTTCCACTCCGCCTCTATATGTAAATAAAAACAGTGCTGTCTATAAGAATTTGTTATTTGTAAATTCAGCAATACCAGGCAGGTTTGAAGAGGATAGGATCTGGGAGGAGGCAAGTATTATTGACGTGTATAATTTGAATGATAAGAGCTACCTGCTGAGTTTCTGCATCTATCATCTAAATGGCAGAAAAATGAAAAGTTTTATTGTACAAAATGATAACTTATATGTCCTTATTGGAACACAGATTATACGCTATAAAATAGGGACGAAAATAACATCAAAATATACGAAATAA
- a CDS encoding RagB/SusD family nutrient uptake outer membrane protein codes for MKNIKLSIKARLLVLALTNLFSACSGFTDVDLPSSQLTSTAVFADKSTANAAMVDIYSKMRDKGFLTGYPTGLTVQLGLYADELSFYGNAAAVQANFYNNSLMQTDTALLELWNSSYSQIYAANSVIEGIKASATFAKADKDQLLGEAIFVRGLIHFYLLNTFGPIPYITSTDYKDNSTVSRMQESQAYQKIKGDLEQAVDLLPKQYTGSDRSRPNKFAAKAVLSRVCLYMELWQEAADASSAVLNQSDLYVWPQSINTLFEKQSQSTIWQFMPATAGTNTYEGSSFIFQQGPPALTAVSQDLFNSFTIGDLRKAQWLKAVSNGGSTWYHPYKYKNQSSTGSTSLEYSIVLRLAEQYLIRAEARAHTGDLIGAKEDLNKTRNLAGLGNTSALNSEDILKAVYTERRLELFTEFGHRFFDLKRTGRLDKVLQQFKNQWNTSDRLFPIPESELLLNPNLLPQNEGN; via the coding sequence ATGAAAAATATAAAATTAAGTATAAAAGCACGGCTTCTTGTTCTTGCTTTAACCAATCTATTCTCGGCATGCTCCGGATTTACCGATGTGGATTTGCCTTCTTCACAACTAACATCTACGGCAGTTTTCGCGGATAAATCCACTGCCAATGCCGCCATGGTGGATATCTATTCGAAGATGCGCGATAAAGGATTCCTGACCGGCTACCCTACTGGCTTAACGGTGCAGCTTGGCTTGTATGCTGACGAGCTCAGTTTTTATGGGAACGCCGCAGCAGTTCAGGCAAACTTCTACAATAATTCATTAATGCAGACTGATACCGCACTATTAGAATTATGGAATAGCAGCTACAGCCAGATTTACGCTGCCAATTCAGTTATTGAGGGAATAAAAGCCTCAGCAACGTTTGCGAAGGCAGATAAAGATCAGCTTCTTGGAGAGGCAATTTTCGTTAGGGGCTTGATTCATTTCTACCTTCTGAATACGTTTGGTCCAATTCCATACATAACATCAACGGATTATAAGGATAACAGCACCGTCTCAAGAATGCAGGAGAGCCAGGCTTACCAAAAGATTAAGGGTGATCTAGAACAAGCTGTTGATCTTCTTCCAAAGCAATATACTGGAAGTGACAGGTCAAGACCTAACAAATTTGCGGCAAAAGCGGTTCTTTCCCGTGTCTGCCTTTACATGGAATTGTGGCAGGAAGCTGCAGACGCCTCATCAGCCGTTCTAAATCAGAGTGATTTGTATGTTTGGCCGCAGTCAATAAATACGCTTTTTGAAAAGCAGAGCCAATCTACAATCTGGCAGTTCATGCCAGCAACAGCAGGTACCAACACATATGAAGGAAGTTCGTTTATTTTTCAGCAGGGACCTCCCGCATTAACTGCAGTTTCTCAAGATCTTTTTAATTCCTTCACCATAGGCGATCTACGAAAAGCACAATGGCTCAAGGCAGTTTCAAATGGCGGCTCCACTTGGTATCATCCCTATAAATATAAAAACCAGTCAAGTACGGGAAGCACATCTTTAGAATATTCCATTGTGCTAAGACTTGCCGAACAGTACCTTATCAGAGCTGAAGCACGGGCGCATACAGGAGATCTGATCGGTGCAAAAGAAGACCTTAATAAAACCAGAAACCTCGCAGGACTTGGCAACACTTCCGCTTTAAACTCTGAAGACATCCTTAAAGCAGTCTACACGGAAAGACGACTAGAATTATTTACGGAATTTGGACACCGCTTTTTTGATCTTAAAAGAACTGGCAGACTCGATAAGGTTCTCCAGCAATTTAAAAATCAATGGAATACATCAGATAGATTGTTCCCGATTCCAGAATCTGAATTATTGTTAAATCCAAATCTGCTTCCCCAAAATGAAGGCAATTAA
- a CDS encoding DUF6520 family protein: MKANVFKIGLPMAVVAFGLASAAGTSSTKESSKVFAQNGYEHISVNNACNIPKAFCDEQGDEACTAPDTGNQLYSQPSNCVLPLKRSE; this comes from the coding sequence ATGAAAGCAAATGTTTTTAAAATCGGTCTGCCGATGGCAGTTGTGGCTTTTGGACTTGCTAGTGCTGCAGGCACAAGCTCGACTAAGGAAAGTTCAAAAGTTTTTGCACAGAATGGGTATGAGCACATCAGCGTTAACAATGCCTGTAACATACCTAAAGCATTTTGTGATGAACAAGGTGATGAGGCATGTACTGCTCCCGACACGGGAAATCAGCTTTATTCGCAGCCATCAAATTGTGTATTACCTTTAAAGAGAAGTGAGTAG